The nucleotide window GTTAATGGATTTGGAATGTCAGCAGCTGTTAATGAGACTACATCAAAATGCCCATTTTTCTGTGCTGTCACCGTGGCTGCATCAAGAAACCCATTTTGCTCCACAATCTGCATCATCAGATAAcaaggagagagaagaaaaaaaaactcatatcaaTCTTTTGATTCTGAGAATTATCTTAGTCTCTATTATACCTTCCCTCGAAGAAACTTATCGGTGGCCTTCAATATGCCCTCCTGCATAATAATGGATCGACAAGTCTCGGTGCAAAACCCAAGAGTTTCTCTAGTAACGAAGGGATATGTGATGATGCATGTTCAAGAAGACTACTCATAGCATTAAATGTAGAGAAATGCAAGAAAACTTGAATCCCAAACAGATTATACCCCAAAAAATGCTTCTTCGAGAGATCAAACACAAACTCGAAAAGAAGTACCTTGTTCTTCAGGTACTGAATCTCCTGGAACATGATCTGCATCTGGAATAGAAGGCTAAGATTACCGAAAAGTTCAGCATAGCAGATATTTGTAATTATATTTCATCTGCTGTTTGGATTTAATGAAGAAAACCTTCATAGTGCGAAGGTGTTCCATCCAAATCTGAAGGTGCCTTTCTAATCTAgacaattcttcccttctccaaaCATGCACCTGCCTCAGTGATAATTATGCAAACCTTAGTGCAGTAAAATATTTTCAAGCTTAGTTCTACAACATTTTTTGATTATTCAAAATctgaataatttatattttttattttataatatttttattcctatgatgattttatgaaatattttttctttaacaTTTAAACTTCTATGCCTCTAAGCTATGATAAAATTTTGGTTAAAAAAAGTTGACTTCTTTTATTATGATtagattctaaaataaaaaaatcaacatGAAAGAATAGCTCaaatattatgaaatttttagaaaacttttaattacaaacatatggatctctataattatttttttttatattttcttaatttttaaaaatttgaatagtatattgtttttccttttttattttttttattttctccaatATCATTTGAACTTCTAAGTATAACCCTAAGGATTAAAAGTtaaatttctttatatatatatatatatttgatacatGTCCATAATCTTTGTTAAttgattataatttaaatttttaaataaataccCAAGGttcttaatatttaaaaatatatatgataaatatttttattataaaaatgtacaataatataattataaaattcataaataaaaaaggaaaaaaagaagaaggtcattttacaacatgggatccaacgtctctctctctctctctctcacacacacacacacacacacacgcgcgcGCATGTCTTACCGTGTGGAGAGTTTGCCTACCTATACCTTCTTTTCACACGCACAAACGCGTCTTACAGTGGAGCGTGTTTGCCTTCCCATACCCACTCTTCACTCGATATATCTGAAAGTTGCCTTTGATCTTCCCTTCTGCATTTGGTCTCAGCGGGAGAGAAATCTCTGCAAGGATGGGAATGGCGGAGGGAGGCGGTGACGCGTCGGCGGCTGCGAGCGAGATGAAGCTGGAGTTCACTCCCACATGGATCGTTGCCGCGGTCTGCTCCCTCATTGTCTTCATCTCCCTCGTCGTCGAGCGCCTCCTCCACCGCCTCGGAAAGGTCCCTCTTTTGCCTTCGTCGCATTCTTTCCCCTTCGGAAACGCCCTGCATTGCTAGGTTTTGCTGATCGTTTCAGGTTCTCAAGCGGAAGAACCAGAAGCCGCTCTTCGAAGCCCTCCAGAAGGTGAAAGAAGGTGCCCTTCGCCCCTATTCCCTTCTTGTCTCTCTAGATTTGTTCGGTTCATCGTATTCGATCATCAAGTAAGAATCTTGGCGGTTTTGTGCGCAGAGTTGATGCTTCTGGGGTTCATTTCGCTGCTGCTCACGGTGTTTCAAGGGGCGATCCAGAGGATCTGCATTCCTAAAGGATGGACCCTTCACATGCTCCCCTGCAAGAAGGAGGAGCCCGATGACGCACATGGTGCTGCCGCCGAAGCACATTTCCAGGCCGCTTTTTCTGCTGGCCTTTTTGGAGGTCGTCGACTTCTCTCTGAGAGTGGATCTGGCGCAGCACATTGCTTGATCAAGGTTTGTTCGAGGCAATTCCACGTTTGCTTCTGCAAAGTTTGTTAGTTTGTGGAGTTTTTAGGAAACCTAATGGATTGTTGTTCTTTGAGATCTTTCTGTGGCTGCCTGTAACATAACCACATAAGCCTTTGAATTCAGGTCTTACTATTTGGCAATAGATTGATTGATGTCGTTGATGCATTTTGTATCTCGACAAGTTAGTTCCAGAGACTCCTAATGCGGTCTGGTGCAAAATTGTTGGTTAGTGTCAATTgataaattttgaattttttgcATGATcaatggcatttttctttataatatTCAATTTTAggaaaataaaatgaagaaatgGAAATATAGTTGAGAcagatattgataaaattttggcAAGGAAAGAAAATGTATTTTGGCATCTTGGATATATATATCATCAGGAGGAAGCAGATATTGAAAAATACATTGCTAATAGTATGTTGATATTCAGCTAAATACTGTACAATTGTTAAGtcgcactatatatatatatatgtgtgtgtgtgtgtgtgtgttaataaAGTAGTGTAGCTGAGATGTCATTGAACATATAAAGTTTGCTGTTGGATGTTAATAAAGTAGTGTAGCTGAGATGTCATTGAACATATAAAGTTTGCTGTTGGATGTTAATAAAGTAGTGTAGCTGAGATGTCATTGAACATACAAAGTTTGCTGTTGGTATGAATCCAGTATAACTTGTGATCGCATGCATCTAAAATCtggattttattgatttatgataaAATGGGTGCTTGCTTATTTTGTAGTTCTTTGTACATATCCAGAAAAGAGATGTATATGCACCAGAGCATTTCAGATTATAAGTATTGTGACAGTTAGTGGAAGACCAAGTCTCTCTTGGACCAATTATTTGGTGATTTTTTGCCTTCAGCGCCAAATAGTTGGGAACATCTGCTTAAATGTTGTTGTTTCTTTCAGATGCTCAAGTTGTAGATGACCTATCCTACCTTAACATGACTTTTCAGGATGGTAAACCATATGACATTTTGCATAACAATAACCTATTCCACCGTCAAATCGACTCTTTACTTATAAACTATGTCACACTTGCTACTTGCTTTTTTAATTCCTactgatatgtttttttttctttttgtacagGGAAAAGTCCCACTGTTGTCACTTGAGGCTATACATCAATTGCATATCTTTATTTTTGTCCTTGCAATCACTCACGTTGCTTTCAGTGTCCTAACTATCCTTTTAGGAGGAGCAAAGGTACATGCCAATATCAATCTGCTTGTCAGTCGTTCTATGGATATTCTTAGTACCAATCTGTACTGTACCTGGTACCACACCTGTTTGTTTTTCAGATACATCAGTGGAAACACTGGGAAGACTCAATTCAGAAACAAATTACAGGAGATGGTATGGAATTAAATTATAGCTTTTAAATGGCTTACTTTATCATTATAGTCAGTGATCTGGAATATTtatctaaaagaaaattttacttAATTCATTTAGTTAGCTTGACACTGTGCTAACATTAATAAACCATTAGGCACAGCTCCAAAACAGGTAACCCGTGTGCATCAGTTTGAATTTATCAGGGACCGCTTCAGAGGCATCGGTGCAATATCTGTTATCATAAGTTGGTTGGTAAGCAATACAGCCATGAGAATACTCATTAATGTTGATACTGAATCCAATGCACTTGTCATATAAGTTAACTATGGACTAATTTTAACATTTTGTCCCGGTCAAACAAGAAATTTTGATGAATACAGAACAGGAAGCTTCGATACTGATAAATGCATTGAACATGTATTTGGTTTGTAATCTTTGCTTCAAACGTTGTTAAAGTATCTAATAATATATGTCTTCAAGATACTGGATTCTGTTCACtaccaatgatatattttttcattCTAGAAATCTCGTGTACAATGTTGGCCATATCTGTAGAGAATCTAACTGTGTAGCTAACTGGCTAGCCATATGAGCTAGATTGCTCAATGCTAACCTTACCTGGGAGTTGAGGTTTTTTAAGAATTGTTCAGTATTGTGGACTCAGATAGAGTTAATTGTGatattttttgtttaatgaaGTTATCTCCTTTTGGGGAAATCATGCATGCCATATATAAAAATGCATCATTGACCAAGCTAACTCTGCCTAACCTTCAGCCTTATGCATCCAATTATATTCCCTTTTTTGATGAGCTAAATATCTGTCTCATAGAAATTTATGAGATAAAAGATACTTTTACCCATCTTTTGATAATACAGTAAaccacaaaaagaaaagaaagaagaaaaaaaggaggaACATTTAAGACTGTCAGGACACCTTTAATATTTAACTACTTGAATTTTCTTGTGTTCGTGTCTTGACTCTTTCCTCTGAGTTCCACGATAATATGGGGGAGTCAGGATCTTCTTTGAGCAGATACTGctactaatttttatttaaaacttTCTATATGAGATTTTTCTTAATGAATCTGTGCTTTTTTTTGGTGTCATTTGTTATAGTTATTATTCAACTCAATAATGGTACAAGCAATTACCATTAATTTGATAGGCAAGGTTCTGCTCCCTTCACCAGCAGTATTACTGACAAATTTGAGGTAATGATGCCATTTGCAACAATTTTTCCAGGGACCTGTAATTTAGGAGGGAAACCTTTCTTGCATCCATCATTCTTATCGATCTCCTCATACATCGAGTTGAGTTGATTCCGTCAAGGGGGGAACTAAAGTGACACAGAAGCTGTCATTTAACAGAGTTGTGatgattcattttttttcttgaatcgtcatattatctagataaccaagatttattttgtttcacgtatttaatttatatttcagGTACAATTTTTTTTTGCAGTTATTATTAGTCTTTAAGGAAAGTTCTAGAAATTTACATTTTTACACCAAAGTTGCAGTGGCCAAATTTTGGTTCTCTACGTATTCATTGTATTTTTTGATATAAGCTTATTTTTTCTGTCGAATCTCTAGCATCTAACTAGAATTTTTTTCAGCTAAAGTTGTTCTTTTCGTCTTTGTTTAATGTAAGATCTGTTTTGTTCAGCATTCTTTTGTCAAACAGTTCTTCGGGTCTGTGACTAAATCAGATTATACGACAATGAGACTTGGTTTCATCATGGTAAGAGATTTTCAGGAAATCCAATATAAAAtgcctttttctctttttgtcttCTTAAGAATCACATTGAAGTGTTTTGCTAACTGAAAATTTTCATGAAATAGTTAGTCTTATTTTGAGATCATCTGACTGcttaatcctaattttttttacttaagcTTGAAATCCTTCCAATTTTAGACTCATTGCAAAGGAAATCCAAAATTTGACTTCCACAAGTATATGATCCGTGCACTTGAAGCTGATTTCAAGAAAGTTGTTGGTATAAGGTAACTATATGCTTATGGATGCTGAATTCTGTAATTTGTTTGCTGATAAGAATTAAACCATTTTTCACAACAGTCTGGTGCTGGTTAAGAAAATAAcattttgataattaatcatgCTTGTTTCTATGATCTTGGTCCTTAAATTTGATCTTTCATTCCAGTTGGTATCTTTGGGTGTTTGTCGTCATTTTTTTGTTGCTGAATGTCAACggtaagttatgatctaatactTTTTTCGCAAGTCATTGATATTGAGTTGTTTCTTCATTTCTCCTGCTTTTTTAGGCTTCATAAATTGGAATTCCAAGATTGTACAAATTCATTAATTTTCTTTTACAGTTAGTAACATTAAGTCCTCTTTAGTCAGCTTAAGTTTATATGGTAGAGGCACTTGACACTGTTTTGCTTTCCTTGTGCCAAAAGGAAATAAATTTGTTTAGATATTCTGATATTTTCTCAACATGAAATTTTTTTGCTGAAAGAAACATGTGAAGATATAGGACAAATGAACATATGTAGATGTTTGAATCAGGTTAGCCATAAAAGACAAGAATCAATTTGTTCAGCTTCTCTATTCAAGAAATGGGCTATAGGACAAGACTCTACTTTGATATCGTCATTTTAGAGCATAATTGTTTGAGCTAACCAGTATTATTCTAAATATTTTGTGCCAGATACATCAAGCACTCTTGCTTCATTTTTCATGTGCCACATCTTAGACATATCTTATCTAGAGAGATAAACAATTAATGTTGCTTATAATTGGATGGAACAGCTTCAttggaagaaaaatattttatactcaAAGAATTTATATGGTTCTCTGATGCCATTCTGAGAAACAGCATTTTCTGTTGAAAAGAAAACTTGTAGCACTTTGCCTTTTGCCTATTTATATATTAATTGTTTGCCTTCTCACTAATGCTTCTATAAAGTAATGATGAGAAGAATTTGTTTTTACTCGTGCAGGATGGCACACGTACTTTTGGATAGCATTTATTCCTCTCATTGTAAGTATTTCATTAAAAGTAGCTAAATAGATGTGGTATATATGACCTTTGTGCTTTTCTGGTTATTCTTAATAACAAGGTCTTAAGTTTTAGGTCTCTGCACTGTTATGAAACAGTTGATATGGTGCGGTATGCCTTAGTACATGGATTAAAAAATTGCTAAAACATTACATAATATGTCGGGTTAGTATATTTAAATATGACAGCATGGATGTTACCACTATATCTGAAACATTAATAATATCAGTCATGTTGATGGTACCGGGGAATGACTAAGACCATAAACAAGTGAGGTGCCTTCAGGATCATGTTCATATATGCTGGTGGTTCATGGCAAGACATTGACATTTTTGGTAAAGTTAACTTCTCAAACTTATATTAGTATTAAAAATAATAGGACCTGTAAATTTTTTATGAAGATCCCTAAAGAATTTAAGAATCCAATCTTGTAGCAGAGGTGACTATTCAGAATTTAGAAACACATTCGAAGTTGCCTATTACCTTTAGATAGCATGTATGAAGTTAATTCTTTAGCACAAGGAGATCAACAACACTTTCTTGGAAATATATTTGCAAATATTTTGTGCTTTCATGTTTGAtctattttttgtttcttatatgcccTGTGAGAGTATCTGATCTGAAATTTGGGTTTGGAGAAGCTTAGAGGTTTTCCTTGTAGCTTTATAATATAGACCTACCACATTTTGTGGTTCATGTG belongs to Musa acuminata AAA Group cultivar baxijiao chromosome BXJ3-5, Cavendish_Baxijiao_AAA, whole genome shotgun sequence and includes:
- the LOC135638193 gene encoding MLO-like protein 1, whose translation is MGMAEGGGDASAAASEMKLEFTPTWIVAAVCSLIVFISLVVERLLHRLGKVLKRKNQKPLFEALQKVKEELMLLGFISLLLTVFQGAIQRICIPKGWTLHMLPCKKEEPDDAHGAAAEAHFQAAFSAGLFGGRRLLSESGSGAAHCLIKGKVPLLSLEAIHQLHIFIFVLAITHVAFSVLTILLGGAKIHQWKHWEDSIQKQITGDGTAPKQVTRVHQFEFIRDRFRGIGAISVIISWLHSFVKQFFGSVTKSDYTTMRLGFIMTHCKGNPKFDFHKYMIRALEADFKKVVGISWYLWVFVVIFLLLNVNGWHTYFWIAFIPLILLLALGTKLEHVITQLAQEVAEKHTAIEGDLVVKPSDDHFWFHRPQIVLYLIHFILFQNAFEIAFFFWIFTTYGYNSCIMDHVCFIIPRLVIGVTIQLLCSYSTLPLYAIVTQMGSYFKKAIFDEHVQEGLVGWAEKVKKRKGLRIGNGLPTSHAQNETTTKVELPKMFVQMTPAMEEGRSGTGEIASRPAT